A window of the Equus asinus isolate D_3611 breed Donkey chromosome 20, EquAss-T2T_v2, whole genome shotgun sequence genome harbors these coding sequences:
- the LOC106828908 gene encoding olfactory receptor 52L1-like → MLLVSFPSSLSEPLMMALSNSSRRLLQPSFFLIGIPGLEESQHWIALPLCVLYLLALVGNVTIIFIIWTDSSLHHPMYLFLAMLSGIDLVLASSTAPKTLAVLLAHAHEIGYTVCLIQMFFIHAFSSMESGVLVAMALDRYVAICHPLHHSTILHPGLIGRIGMAVLVRGFLLLLPFPILLRRLVFCQTTVIGHAYCEHMAVVKLACSETTVNRAYGLAVALLVIGLDVLVIGISYALILQTVLNVPGGEARLKAFSTCGSHICVILVFYVPGIFSFLTHRFGHHVPHHVHVLLATLYLLVPPALNPLVYGVKTQQIRQRVLRVFYTKGWI, encoded by the coding sequence atgcttttggtttcttttccctcttccctctctgagccattGATGATGGCCCTTAGTAATTCCAGCAGGAGGCTACTCCAGCCTTCTTTTTTCCTGATTGGCATCCCAGGTTTGGAAGAAAGCCAGCACTGGATAGCATTGCCACTGTGTGTCCTTTACCTCCTCGCTCTAGTGGGTAATGTTACCATTATCTTCATCATCTGGACTGACTCATCCTTGCACCACCCTATGTACCTCTTCCTGGCCATGTTATCTGGCATTGACCTGGTCCTGGCCTCCTCCACTGCACCCAAAACACTTGCAGTACTCCTGGCTCATGCCCATGAGATTGGGTACACTGTCTGTCTGATCCAGATGTTCTTCATCCATGCGTTCTCTTCCATGGAGTCAGGTGTACTTGTGGCCATGGCTCTGGATCGCTATGTAGCCATATGTCACCCTCTGCACCATTCCACCATCCTGCATCCAGGGCTCATAGGGCGCATTGGCATGGCAGTGCTGGTGAGgggattcctcctcctcctccctttccctatCCTATTGCGGAGACTTGTCTTCTGCCAGACCACTGTCATAGGCCACGCCTATTGCGAACATATGGCTGTGGTAAAACTTGCTTGCTCAGAAACCACAGTGAACCGAGCATATGGGTTAGCAGTGGCACTGCTTGTGATTGGGCTAGATGTCCTGGTCATTGGTATTTCCTATGCCCTCATCCTCCAGACAGTGCTGAATGTACCAGGTGGTGAGGCCCGACTTAAGGCGTTTAGCACTTGTGGGTCTCATATTTGTGTCATCCTGGTCTTCTATGTTCCTGGAATATTCTCCTTCCTTACTCACCGCTTTGGCCACCATGTACCCCATCATGTCCATGTTCTTCTGGCCACACTCTACCTCCTTGTGCCACCTGCACTCAATCCTCTTGTCTATGGAGTGAAGACTCAGCAGATCCGCCAGCGAGTACTCAGGGTATTCTACACAAAAGGATGGATCTGA
- the LOC106828982 gene encoding olfactory receptor 52K1-like, whose amino-acid sequence MILSNNSQLFPHIFFLTGIPGLSAAHIWISLPFCFMFFLAVTGNSVLLFLIWTEQSLHQPMFFFLAMLSFVDLVLSLSTLPKMLAIFWFGITANSSHSFLFQMFFIHAFSAMESGVLVAMALDRFVAICNPLRYGIILTPVVVAKIGGLVVLRGVGLTISFPSLAHRLPYCGSHMIAYTYCEHMAVVKLVCGATTMDNLYAFAVAIFLGVGDVSFIAYSYGQIVRTMIHFLSPEARAKAGSTCMAHICVILFFYGPGFLSVAMQRFGPHTASAAKVILANLYLLFPPALDPIVYGIKTKQIRE is encoded by the coding sequence atgattcTTTCCAATAATTCACAACTCTTCCCACATATTTTCTTCTTGACTGGCATCCCAGGACTGAGTGCTGCCCACATTTGGATTTCACTTCCTTTTTGCTTCATGTTCTTCCTGGCAGTGACTGGGAATAGTGTCCTGCTTTTTCTCATCTGGACAGAACAAAGCCTTCACCAgcctatgtttttttttcttgccatgcTCTCCTTTGTTGACTTggttctctccctctccactctGCCCAAGATGCTGGCCATTTTCTGGTTTGGCATCACAGCCAACAGCTCccactcttttcttttccagatgTTCTTCATCCATGCATTCTCAGCCATGGAGTCAGGAGTGCTGGTGGCCATGGCCCTGGACCGCTTTGTGGCCATTTGTAACCCACTGCGTTATGGAATCATTCTTACTCCCGTTGTTGTTGCCAAGATTGGAGGCCTGGTGGTGCTGCGAGGTGTCGGGTTGACCATCTCCTTTCCAAGCCTGGCCCATCGGCTGCCCTACTGTGGCTCCCACATGATTGCCTATACCTACTGTGAGCATATGGCAGTGGTGAAACTGGTCTGTGGGGCCACCACCATGGATAACCTCTATGCCTTTGCTGTGGCAATCTTTCTTGGTGTAGGGGATGTGTCCTTTATTGCTTACTCCTATGGGCAGATTGTGAGGACTATGATTCATTTCCTTTCACCTGAGGCACGTGCTAAAGCAGGCAGCACCTGCATGGCTCATATCTGTGTCATCCTCTTCTTCTATGGACCAGGCTTTCTTTCTGTAGCCATGCAGCGCTTTGGCCCACACACAGCCTCTGCTGCCAAGGTCATCCTTGCCAATCTCTACTTGCTCTTTCCCCCAGCACTGGACCCCATTGTCTATGGGATTAAGACAAAGCAGATCCGGGAGTGA